One window of the Zea mays cultivar B73 chromosome 3, Zm-B73-REFERENCE-NAM-5.0, whole genome shotgun sequence genome contains the following:
- the LOC100282523 gene encoding uncharacterized protein LOC100282523 yields MSAGELRLELDELRRLESLAKHPRVQILLANEIRNVEAKLAKATEPSPEPLAAASAPAPAPAARPVLSYVTLGSFSWEQDNEKIRIYVSLEGVEQEKVETTFKPTSVDIKFHDVKGKNYRCAIPKLNKEIVPEKCKVVVKPTRVVVTLFKGSKGNWLDLHFKEDKFKPNMDKEKDPMSGIMDLMKNMYEEGDEDMKRTIAKAWSDARSGKTTDSMSGLR; encoded by the exons ATGTCGGCGGGTGAGCTGCGGTTGGAGCTGGACGAGCTGCGGCGGCTGGAGAGCCTCGCCAAGCACCCCCGCGTCCAGATCCTCCTCGCCAACGAAATCCGCAACGTTGAAGCGAAG TTGGCGAAGGCAACCGAACCATCGCCTGAGCCACTGGCGGCGGCTTCTGCGCCAGCGCCCGCGCCCGCTGCGCGTCCTGTTTTAAGCTACGTCACTCTTGGGTCGTTCAGCTGGGAGCAGGACAACGAGAAGATTAGG ATATATGTTTCCCTTGAGGGAGTTGAGCAAGAGAAGGTGGAGACTACTTTCAAGCCAACATCAGTGGATATAAAGTTTCATGATGTCAAAGGCAAGAATTACCGGTGTGCTATACCAAAGCTGAACAAGGAAATTGTTCCTGAGAAATGTAAGGTTGTGGTGAAACCAACCAGGGTTGTTGTTACTCTTTTCAAGGGTTCTAAAGGCAACTGGTTAGACTTGCACTTCAAGGAAGACAAG TTCAAGCCAAACATGGACAAGGAAAAAGATCCGATGTCAGGAATTATGGACTTAATGAAG AACATGTACGAGGAGGGCGACGAGGATATGAAGCGCACAATAGCCAAAGCTTGGTCTGATGCCAGGTCTGGGAAGACGACTGATTCGATGAGCGGATTACGTTGA